From Drosophila subpulchrella strain 33 F10 #4 breed RU33 unplaced genomic scaffold, RU_Dsub_v1.1 Primary Assembly Seq354, whole genome shotgun sequence, the proteins below share one genomic window:
- the LOC119559957 gene encoding uncharacterized protein LOC119559957 gives MKRRTTVKDETPKTLPYKVIKNEFSKPSTEEKIRILNDKMDMVLQNQKKILLVLRELTTQETDSLGPQIVSVNSIRHLMSPTSGDWTPQEFPLTELEQIEKMEEDMNDPIKQSIYIRTMQEILKPGGTLRPGGLKKQFHLILAKDFLIDFNFDGIHNKIPLKKFGNFNNALFEVQKRDGYFRDDYVSEIRLAFRVYKNRRHKSISDARKKIREAMADIEPQVKFEEFLYPESN, from the exons ATGAAGCGCAGAACCACAGTCAAAGACGAAACCCCAAAAACCTTACCATATAAAGTGATAAAAAATGAGTTTTCCAAGCCCAGTACTGAGGAAAAAATTAGGATCTTGAACGACAAAATGGACATGGTTCTccaaaatcaaaagaaaattCTTCTTGTTTTacg cgAACTGACTACTCAGGAAACCGATTCATTGGGACCCCAAATAGTTTCGGTGAATAGCATACGACACTTAATGAGTCCTACGTCAGGGGACTGGACACCTCAAGAATTCCCATTGACGGAACTGGAACAAATAGAGAAAATGGAGGAGGATATGAATGATCCGATAAAACAATCTATATAT ATCCGAACCATGCAGGAAATTCTGAAACCCGGAGGAACACTCCGTCCTGGTGGCCTGAAAAAACAATTCCATCTAATACTCGCAAAAGATTTTttgattgattttaattttgatggCATACACAACAAGATTCCCCTAAAAAAGTTTGGAAATTTTAACAACGCTTTATTCG AAGTGCAGAAGCGTGATGGATACTTTAGAGACGACTACGTCTCTGAAATCAGACTGGCATTTCGTGTCTATAAAAATCGTAGACATAAAAGTATTTCGGATGCCCGGAAGAAAATCAGAGAAGCAATGGCCGATATTGAGCCCCAAGTAAAATTTGAAGAGTTTCTGTATCCAGAATCAAATTAG
- the LOC119559951 gene encoding uncharacterized protein LOC119559951: MRVDNGRLWGKLHDGKFEVRSVTQSDLDEALDVLDLSFFVNESVCVACEINLPENQQARQELRELCRITALDGVSLLVKEVETNRVVSVSFNKIQFTPPPGEEHFFLKFRNEAVKSPQARCLMDFMIEVDGRIDVCAMYNMDCFCELMFLATLPSHERLGLGRSLAQFTIELTKELAEGKGLDIDEKLRSKRPAAVTALWSSSFSQKVGKATNFKVLDAVSYSEFTYNGKRFDERISPLHKFCELVIYKF, translated from the exons ATGCGTGTAGATAATGGAAGACTGTGGGGAAAATTACACGATG GCAAATTCGAGGTGCGCAGTGTAACCCAATCCGATCTGGATGAGGCGCTAGAT GTTCTAGACCTCTCATTCTTTGTCAATGAATCGGTGTGTGTTGCATGTGAAATTAATTTACCGGAAAATCAACAAGCCCGACAGGAGTTGCGTGAGTTGTGCAGAATAACCGCTCTTGATGGTGTTTCTTTGTTAGTCAAAGAGGTGGAAACTAATCGTGTGGTGTCCGTGtcatttaataaaattcag TTCACACCACCACCTGGCGAGGAGCACTTCTTTTTAAAATTCCGCAATGAGGCGGTCAAAAGTCCTCAGGCCAGGTGTCTAATGGACTTCATGATCGAAGTGGATGGAAGAATCGATGTCTGTGCCATGTACAATATGGATTGCTTCTGTGAACTGATGTTTCTGGCCACTTTGCCGAGCCACGAGCGACTGGGACTGGGACGCTCTTTGGCCCAGTTCACGATAGAACTGACTAAGGAGCTGGCTGAGGGAAAGGGTCTGGATATTGATGAAAAGCTGAGATCAAAACGCCCAGCTGCTGTCACCGCACTTTGGAGCTCGAGTTTCTCGCAGAAAGTGGGAAAAGCCACTAACTTTAAAGTACTTGACGCGGTTTCCTATTCAGAATTTACGTACAACGGCAAACGTTTTGACGAGCGCATTAGCCCTTTGCACAAATTCTGCGAGCTtgtaatatataaattttaa
- the LOC119559954 gene encoding uncharacterized protein LOC119559954 translates to MKDCINILDGEFQILSVTPNMYDEVEELLVNISVNHEFGCLITSLRESPLAIAELRKLIRYILSLGLSFAIRHVESGKIVSGIANIIFNVKRMNSYYDLRAQVKSPNMIKYIKLWDAVDSSFDVNEYFQIDSTMDVEYMATLPDFRRRGLAKILCQHSIDSARLMAQGNFSPEVFARLPEEMQIERPRAVVTVATSPTARKMGHSLGMKVVHKWHFSELRSLGDTITEPIDGESIQYAELQVIEV, encoded by the exons ATGAAGGATTGCATCAATATTTTGGATGGCGAGTTTCAGATTCTGTCCGTGACTCCAAACATGTATGATGAAGTCGAAGAG TTGCTGGTCAATATATCGGTAAACCATGAATTCGGATGCCTGATCACCAGTCTAAGGGAGTCACCCTTGGCCATTGCCGAGCTGCGAAAATTGATTAGATACATTCTATCTTTAGGACTTTCCTTCGCCATTCGTCATGTGGAAAGTGGAAAAATTGTATCGGGAATCgccaatataatattt AATGTGAAAAGGATGAACTCATATTATGATCTAAGAGCCCAAGTCAAAAGCCCAAATATGATAAAATATATCAAATTGTGGGATGCTGTCGATTCGAGCTTCGATGTCAATGAGTATTTTCAGATAGACAGTACTATGGATGTAGAATACATGGCAACCTTGCCGGATTTTAGGAGGCGCGGCCTGGCTAAAATTTTGTGCCAGCATTCCATCGATTCCGCAAGGCTTATGGCACAGGGAAACTTTTCACCGGAGGTATTTGCCCGGTTGCCTGAGGAGATGCAAATTGAAAGACCAAGGGCCGTAGTCACCGTAGCCACTTCTCCAACTGCTCGAAAAATGGGACACAGTCTTGGAATGAAAGTTGTCCATAAATGGCACTTTTCAGAGCTAAGAAGTTTAGGTGATACAATTACGGAGCCTATTGACGGAGAGTCTATTCAATATGCAGAGCTGCAAGTAATCGAAGTTTAA
- the LOC119559955 gene encoding uncharacterized protein LOC119559955, whose amino-acid sequence MNDCVSILGGEFQLLRVTPELYNEAEEILTDLSINEEFLCLTTNLKDSPEAIKELRTLIRHILSCGISFVIRQVASGRIVAALAGIIFNYKKESSYFQIMAQFKSPTMIRYRQLMDAIEDSFDMYKEWKVDSIVEVEYLGTKPEFRGRGLSGMLSQRIISFGKLMSQGKLPPDVFAQLSNEMQVNKPGAICTIVTSPSYVKYAERRGLQVAHRWTISDLRSWGGNTVGPSDDEAYAELYMIKY is encoded by the exons ATGAACGACTGCGTCAGCATTTTGGGTGGGGAATTTCAACTTCTTCGGGTGACCCCAGAATTATACAATGAAGCTGAAGAG ATATTGACTGATTTGTCGATAAACGAGGAATTTTTATGCCTTACCACCAATCTAAAGGATTCGCCAGAGGCGATTAAAGAGCTCCGGACTCTGATTCGACATATTCTTTCCTGTGGAATTTCGTTTGTCATTCGGCAGGTGGCAAGTGGAAGAATTGTTGCTGCCCTGGCCGGTATAATATTC AACTACAAAAAAGAATCTTCTTACTTTCAAATAATGGCTCAGTTTAAAAGTCCCACCATGATCAGATACAGGCAATTGATGGATGCCATCGAGGACAGCTTTGATATGTACAAGGAGTGGAAGGTGGACAGTATTGTTGAGGTGGAATATTTGGGTACTAAACCAGAATTCAGAGGTCGTGGCTTATCAGGAATGCTAAGCCAGCGTATCATTAGTTTTGGAAAGCTAATGTCGCAGGGAAAACTTCCTCCGGATGTATTCGCCCAACTGTCAAATGAAATGCAAGTTAATAAGCCCGGTGCCATATGTACAATTGTCACATCGCCATCATACGTAAAGTACGCAGAGAGGAGGGGTCTTCAAGTGGCCCACAGGTGGACTATTTCAGACTTGAGATCCTGGGGAGGAAATACCGTAGGACCTAGTGACGACGAGGCGTATGCAGAGCTTTATATGATAAAGTATTAA